In one Pseudodesulfovibrio tunisiensis genomic region, the following are encoded:
- a CDS encoding aminopeptidase, with protein sequence MFTQDELKKYAETLWWGLATARTKPYETGDLILLRYDLEALPLAEAMYDLLVEKGLCPIVRANPSPKMDLSFYGKGTDEQLKAIAPGDREFTGNLNGLISLIAPSSLTHLKDVDSGRIGMAAVARKFMREIMDAREQTGDFGWTLCIYPTKAMAEAAGMSLDDFKQQVVKACYLDQENPPAKWASVFEDAQKVKAWLNGLGIRSLHIKSEHTDLTVVPGEQPGQWLGVSGHNIPSFEIFLSPDHRHTRGVYYADQPSYRSGNFVEGVRLSFNDEGVAVDVQAKQGEDFVKKQLQMDPGAARIGEFSLTDRRFSQISEFMANTLFDENFGGDYGNCHIAVGASYADTFAGDQSTLDTAKKNELGFNSSALHWDLVNTEPKTVTATLEDGSEVVIYENGEFKNE encoded by the coding sequence ATGTTCACACAAGACGAACTCAAAAAATACGCGGAAACCCTGTGGTGGGGACTGGCTACGGCCCGCACCAAACCCTATGAGACCGGAGACCTGATTCTGCTCCGCTACGATCTTGAAGCTCTGCCTCTGGCCGAGGCCATGTACGACCTGCTCGTGGAAAAAGGACTGTGTCCGATCGTACGTGCCAACCCCTCCCCGAAGATGGACCTGTCCTTCTACGGCAAGGGCACCGACGAACAGCTCAAGGCCATTGCGCCCGGGGACCGGGAATTCACCGGGAATCTGAACGGCCTGATCTCCCTGATCGCGCCCTCGTCCCTGACCCATCTCAAGGATGTGGATTCCGGCCGCATCGGCATGGCTGCAGTGGCGCGCAAATTCATGCGCGAAATAATGGACGCGCGCGAACAGACCGGGGATTTCGGCTGGACCCTGTGCATCTACCCGACCAAAGCCATGGCCGAAGCCGCGGGCATGTCACTGGATGATTTCAAGCAGCAGGTGGTCAAGGCCTGCTATCTGGATCAGGAAAACCCGCCCGCCAAATGGGCATCGGTGTTCGAGGACGCGCAAAAGGTCAAGGCATGGCTCAACGGCCTCGGCATCCGCTCCCTGCACATCAAATCCGAACACACCGACCTGACCGTAGTGCCGGGCGAGCAGCCAGGCCAGTGGCTCGGCGTTTCCGGCCACAACATTCCGAGCTTCGAAATCTTCCTGTCCCCGGACCACCGCCACACCCGGGGCGTGTACTACGCGGACCAGCCCTCCTACCGCTCCGGCAACTTCGTGGAAGGTGTGCGTCTGTCCTTCAACGACGAAGGCGTTGCCGTGGACGTGCAGGCCAAGCAGGGTGAGGATTTCGTGAAAAAGCAGCTCCAGATGGACCCCGGGGCCGCCCGCATCGGAGAATTCTCCCTCACGGACCGCCGTTTCTCCCAGATCAGCGAATTCATGGCCAATACCCTGTTCGACGAAAACTTCGGCGGCGATTACGGCAACTGCCACATTGCTGTGGGCGCATCCTACGCCGACACCTTTGCCGGGGATCAATCCACGCTGGACACGGCCAAGAAAAATGAACTCGGATTCAACTCCTCGGCCCTGCACTGGGATCTGGTCAACACCGAACCCAAGACCGTGACCGCAACACTGGAAGACGGCTCCGAAGTGGTCATCTACGAAAACGGCGAATTCAAAAACGAGTAG
- a CDS encoding ferredoxin, with the protein MGYRITVDNDKCVGDGECVDVCPVEVYELQDGKAVPVNEEECLGCESCVEVCEQDAITVEED; encoded by the coding sequence ATGGGCTACAGAATTACTGTCGACAATGACAAATGTGTTGGTGACGGCGAATGTGTTGATGTCTGCCCCGTGGAAGTCTACGAGCTCCAGGACGGCAAGGCTGTTCCCGTGAACGAGGAAGAGTGCCTTGGCTGTGAATCCTGCGTGGAAGTTTGCGAGCAGGACGCCATCACCGTCGAAGAAGATTAG
- a CDS encoding YkgJ family cysteine cluster protein, whose translation MALDFSEFFKKYEAVVAEVDAVFQKFEHDADMGELVKCGKGCSDCCNALFDITMVEAIYLNHKFNQAYSGMERSRIMERADKADRQIHKLKRKVFKASRDGAGAREVLEEVSRARVRCPLLSDDDLCSLYEHRPITCRLYGVPTSIGGKAHTCSLTGFKPGEKYPTVNMDIILDKLLALSEELSKSIGSRFKGLGEMLVPVSMALITDFNEGYLGVSEKKAEPKAEKKPAPKPAAPVSDACGSCSQDKSACASCKENTVVLGGYVKGEEE comes from the coding sequence ATGGCCCTGGATTTCAGCGAATTTTTCAAGAAGTACGAAGCCGTTGTCGCCGAAGTGGACGCCGTGTTCCAGAAGTTCGAGCACGACGCAGACATGGGCGAACTGGTCAAGTGCGGCAAGGGGTGCAGCGACTGCTGCAACGCCCTCTTCGACATCACCATGGTCGAAGCCATCTATCTGAATCACAAGTTCAATCAAGCCTATTCCGGCATGGAACGCAGCAGGATCATGGAGCGCGCCGACAAGGCCGATCGCCAGATCCACAAGCTCAAGCGCAAGGTTTTCAAGGCAAGCCGGGATGGCGCAGGCGCCCGCGAGGTGCTGGAAGAAGTCTCCCGCGCACGCGTCCGCTGTCCCCTGCTGTCGGATGACGATCTCTGTTCCCTGTACGAGCATCGTCCCATCACCTGCCGTCTGTACGGCGTGCCCACGTCCATCGGCGGCAAGGCACACACCTGTTCCCTGACCGGATTCAAGCCCGGCGAAAAATATCCCACCGTGAACATGGACATCATTCTGGACAAGCTGCTTGCCCTCAGCGAGGAATTGTCCAAATCCATCGGTTCCCGTTTCAAGGGGCTTGGTGAGATGCTCGTGCCCGTGTCCATGGCTCTGATCACGGATTTCAATGAAGGCTATCTCGGCGTGTCCGAGAAAAAGGCCGAGCCCAAGGCCGAGAAAAAGCCCGCGCCCAAACCAGCTGCCCCGGTTTCCGATGCCTGCGGTTCCTGTTCTCAGGACAAGTCGGCTTGCGCCAGCTGCAAGGAAAACACCGTGGTGCTGGGCGGCTACGTCAAGGGTGAAGAGGAGTAG
- a CDS encoding tetratricopeptide repeat protein has translation MEQFDNIDDYIADLKGKLQGNPGCGNTHYNLGVAFLAKREFMEAEREFLEAVANSPKMAEAYVQLGGIALQRGDLDGCLNYNNEATKQRPFFAVPWGNIGFVMLQKGDVDHAIKALKRSLKYDPKFVQALSTLSSAYMIQGDFEEAEVTLAKVLDIQPHFGPAWNNRAIIHASREEWSKASECLKKAEESGFDVPEELRSEVEANC, from the coding sequence ATGGAACAGTTCGACAACATCGATGATTACATCGCGGACCTCAAAGGCAAACTCCAGGGCAACCCCGGTTGCGGCAACACCCATTACAATCTGGGCGTGGCCTTTCTGGCCAAGCGCGAGTTCATGGAAGCCGAACGCGAGTTTCTGGAAGCCGTGGCAAATTCGCCCAAGATGGCGGAAGCCTATGTGCAGCTCGGCGGTATCGCCCTGCAGCGCGGCGATCTGGACGGTTGCCTGAACTACAACAACGAAGCCACCAAGCAGCGGCCTTTTTTCGCTGTTCCCTGGGGCAACATCGGATTCGTCATGCTTCAGAAGGGCGACGTGGATCATGCCATCAAGGCCCTGAAGCGTTCCCTGAAGTACGATCCCAAGTTTGTGCAGGCCCTGTCCACTCTGAGCAGCGCCTACATGATTCAGGGCGATTTCGAGGAGGCCGAAGTCACCTTGGCCAAGGTGCTCGACATCCAGCCGCATTTCGGTCCGGCCTGGAACAACAGGGCCATCATTCACGCCAGCCGCGAGGAATGGAGCAAGGCTTCCGAATGCCTGAAAAAGGCCGAGGAGTCCGGTTTCGACGTTCCCGAAGAGCTGCGTTCCGAGGTCGAGGCCAACTGCTAG
- a CDS encoding DVU0298 family protein translates to MSRFRQIKKDVRNILAAEDWQDRLTELDAWAPGLLAPPLFSLRLDRDENVRWRAVVAFGMTAARMAEAGMEKARVLMRTCMWYMNEESGNLGWGIPEFMAEAMARHERLAREFHTILASYIYCDEKCDGNFLDHPELRRGVLWGLGRLAQVRPELVSQGERFLIAALDEDDPYNRGYAAWTLGILGATEARPALKALYGDAREIRLFDQGQIMDVTVETLARQAAESLGLK, encoded by the coding sequence ATGTCGAGATTTCGTCAAATAAAGAAGGATGTTCGGAACATATTGGCGGCCGAGGATTGGCAGGATCGGCTGACGGAACTGGATGCCTGGGCTCCGGGGCTGCTTGCGCCGCCTTTGTTTTCCCTGCGGCTGGACAGGGACGAGAATGTCCGGTGGCGGGCCGTGGTCGCGTTTGGCATGACTGCCGCGCGCATGGCCGAAGCTGGCATGGAAAAGGCCCGAGTGCTCATGCGCACCTGCATGTGGTACATGAACGAGGAGTCCGGCAATCTCGGCTGGGGCATCCCGGAATTCATGGCCGAAGCCATGGCCCGGCATGAACGGCTTGCAAGGGAATTTCACACCATTCTGGCTTCCTACATCTATTGCGACGAAAAGTGCGACGGCAATTTTCTGGATCATCCCGAGCTGCGGCGAGGCGTGCTTTGGGGGCTTGGTCGTCTGGCGCAGGTCCGGCCCGAACTCGTGAGTCAGGGCGAGCGGTTTCTCATTGCGGCTCTGGACGAGGATGACCCGTACAATCGGGGCTATGCCGCTTGGACGCTCGGTATCCTCGGGGCCACCGAAGCCCGGCCCGCTCTCAAGGCTCTGTACGGCGATGCTCGGGAAATCCGGCTGTTCGATCAGGGGCAAATCATGGATGTCACTGTGGAGACCTTGGCCAGACAGGCTGCGGAGAGTCTGGGGCTGAAGTAG
- a CDS encoding BON domain-containing protein translates to MIKTAFRTLALFGLVVMLPACAAYPVVQVAGGAMTAYDAVIWAEGNIPADSIDPNCRYALPDKVLERRLNERLQLNAIRSARGYVFDGHAYLVGSFATRTAADHAVNVASGVDGLQVITVKFYPADHDTPGEDIRLAQAISEEFSRTGAVGTSRIRAAVVAGNAIVMGVAKTPADKLAALNVVRNTQGIAEVVDYVKITQPETAPADRKVCSANQK, encoded by the coding sequence ATGATCAAAACCGCATTCCGCACTCTGGCTCTGTTCGGCCTTGTCGTGATGCTTCCGGCCTGCGCCGCGTATCCCGTGGTGCAGGTGGCTGGCGGCGCCATGACCGCGTATGATGCGGTCATCTGGGCCGAGGGCAACATTCCTGCGGACAGCATCGACCCGAACTGCCGGTACGCCCTGCCGGACAAGGTGCTGGAACGCCGCCTGAACGAACGGCTCCAGCTCAACGCCATCCGTTCGGCGCGCGGATACGTGTTCGACGGCCACGCCTATCTCGTGGGCAGCTTTGCCACGCGCACGGCTGCCGACCATGCCGTCAACGTGGCTTCGGGCGTGGACGGCCTTCAGGTCATCACGGTCAAGTTCTACCCGGCAGACCACGACACCCCGGGCGAAGACATCCGACTTGCCCAAGCCATTTCCGAAGAGTTCTCGCGAACCGGCGCAGTCGGCACCTCCCGCATCCGGGCCGCAGTCGTCGCAGGCAACGCCATTGTCATGGGCGTGGCCAAAACCCCGGCCGACAAGCTCGCTGCCCTGAACGTGGTCCGCAACACCCAAGGCATCGCCGAGGTCGTGGATTACGTCAAAATCACCCAGCCCGAAACAGCTCCTGCGGATCGGAAAGTCTGCTCCGCCAACCAGAAGTAA
- a CDS encoding ArnT family glycosyltransferase → MKRIADTLWNIFERHPWLSMTAVVIAQTWFTLNNRALWFSDEVRYANAYQNLVQHGKWLVLSLNGQPYPDKPPVYFWFLWLIDKLTPADMPTVFFIGSALSGLLFLFAAHALARALKFSRSVCAGSSLVLLSTFFLTALFHYSRMDLLFAACIILAHACFYKAFTNDRQGRWPVIAFALCGLGTLIKGPLAIIFPLLTSGLFLAWKGQFKKLFTRPMLLGLLAMLGMILLWIAGVMIAEGPSFLLDTVLGKHVIQRATNTFHHKESLAYYFIAFPLAWLPWTLFAGAVNFRPMGTADFWTGLFADRKYAGPNTFLWIMFLSGFAFLSSLSGKVLVYILPLFPPLAILTALALTELPAKRAARWWTLAAGLFCLLGAGLLLGGDFLPFPVPVRGLGIAAALLITLGVGFFLLRRSGHRTGLIFAALALTVWLYPVGSLVAPSLDNAMSPKLTGQTMKRYIDDGHTPFAYKIYSGIFTYYAGSDIAESSDLNHIAARIRGLDRAILVIREKHWTPWKNRPEGLLPVLRQEISGQSYILAVKN, encoded by the coding sequence ATGAAACGAATCGCCGACACCCTCTGGAACATTTTCGAGCGCCACCCCTGGCTTTCCATGACCGCCGTGGTCATTGCACAGACATGGTTCACGCTGAACAACCGCGCCCTCTGGTTCTCGGACGAAGTCCGGTACGCCAACGCCTACCAGAATCTCGTGCAGCACGGAAAATGGCTGGTGCTCTCCCTGAACGGCCAGCCCTACCCGGACAAGCCGCCGGTCTATTTCTGGTTTCTGTGGCTCATCGACAAGCTCACACCCGCAGACATGCCCACCGTATTCTTCATCGGTTCGGCCCTGTCCGGCCTGCTGTTCCTGTTTGCGGCCCATGCTCTGGCCCGCGCCCTGAAATTTTCCCGATCCGTTTGCGCGGGCTCGTCACTGGTCCTGCTCTCCACGTTCTTTCTCACCGCCCTGTTCCACTATTCGCGCATGGACCTGCTCTTTGCAGCCTGCATCATTCTGGCTCACGCCTGCTTCTACAAGGCGTTCACCAATGACAGGCAGGGGCGCTGGCCCGTCATCGCCTTTGCCCTGTGCGGTCTGGGAACCCTCATCAAGGGACCGCTCGCCATCATCTTTCCCCTGCTCACGTCCGGCCTGTTCCTCGCGTGGAAGGGACAATTCAAAAAGCTGTTCACGCGCCCCATGCTCCTTGGTCTGCTCGCCATGCTGGGCATGATCCTGCTCTGGATCGCAGGCGTGATGATCGCGGAAGGTCCGTCCTTTCTTCTGGACACCGTACTTGGCAAGCACGTGATCCAGCGCGCCACGAACACGTTCCACCACAAGGAATCCCTGGCCTACTATTTCATCGCATTCCCGCTGGCATGGCTTCCGTGGACCCTGTTCGCCGGCGCCGTGAACTTCCGTCCGATGGGCACTGCCGACTTCTGGACCGGATTGTTCGCGGACCGCAAATACGCCGGCCCGAACACCTTCCTCTGGATCATGTTTCTGAGCGGCTTCGCGTTCCTGTCCAGCCTGAGCGGCAAGGTGCTGGTCTACATCCTGCCCCTGTTCCCGCCTCTGGCCATTCTCACGGCCCTGGCTCTGACAGAACTTCCCGCCAAGCGCGCAGCCCGATGGTGGACACTGGCCGCCGGACTGTTCTGCCTGCTCGGCGCGGGCCTGCTTCTGGGCGGAGACTTTCTGCCTTTTCCGGTCCCGGTGCGCGGACTCGGCATTGCCGCAGCCCTGCTCATCACCTTGGGCGTAGGCTTTTTCCTGCTGCGCAGGTCGGGCCACAGGACCGGCCTCATCTTCGCGGCTCTGGCCCTCACGGTCTGGCTCTATCCCGTAGGCTCTCTGGTTGCCCCGTCACTGGACAACGCCATGAGTCCCAAACTCACGGGCCAGACCATGAAACGCTACATCGATGACGGACACACTCCGTTCGCCTACAAGATATATTCCGGCATCTTCACCTATTATGCGGGAAGCGACATCGCGGAATCCTCGGACCTGAACCACATTGCCGCCCGCATCAGGGGGCTGGACAGGGCGATACTGGTCATCCGCGAAAAGCACTGGACGCCATGGAAGAACAGACCCGAAGGGCTGCTCCCGGTGCTCAGGCAGGAAATCTCCGGGCAGAGCTACATCCTTGCCGTGAAGAACTGA
- a CDS encoding phosphatase PAP2 family protein, whose translation MSAPLLAVLGVIHFQIGSEADIVQFFQAERVQSPQLASWLAWFTSWGNSLFYVIYAVMVFRAFRSRDTSRKRFVFVWLGAQLVIALLAVHFTKMTIGRPRPGQGEWFEPLTTRGAQHSLPSGHTTEFTGWTLPLGLRYCLPWLSVLLGILLAVMGFSRVYLGWHHPSDVFFGWLLGSVTGLAVTLLAPRKS comes from the coding sequence ATGTCCGCACCGCTCCTCGCGGTGCTGGGCGTGATCCATTTCCAGATAGGTTCCGAAGCGGACATCGTCCAATTCTTTCAGGCTGAACGAGTCCAAAGCCCGCAACTCGCATCGTGGCTCGCCTGGTTCACCAGCTGGGGCAACAGCCTGTTCTACGTCATCTATGCGGTCATGGTCTTTCGCGCCTTCCGTTCCCGGGACACGTCGCGCAAGCGGTTCGTGTTCGTCTGGCTCGGCGCGCAGCTGGTCATAGCCCTGCTCGCCGTACATTTCACCAAAATGACCATTGGCCGCCCCCGCCCCGGACAGGGAGAGTGGTTCGAACCGCTGACCACCCGCGGCGCACAGCATTCCCTGCCCTCGGGCCATACCACGGAATTCACGGGCTGGACCCTGCCGCTCGGCCTCCGATACTGCCTGCCCTGGCTGTCCGTACTGCTCGGCATTCTGCTGGCAGTCATGGGCTTTTCCCGCGTCTATCTCGGCTGGCACCACCCGTCCGACGTCTTTTTCGGCTGGCTGCTCGGTTCCGTGACCGGCCTCGCCGTCACCCTGCTTGCCCCAAGGAAATCCTGA
- the prxU gene encoding thioredoxin-dependent peroxiredoxin (Most members of this family contain a selenocysteine.), with amino-acid sequence MPEKKIGCARPTGGLVGESAPWGDSVENAPRPAQGGTPMIQVGRKAPDFSAPAYVDGEFSSVTLSEYLGSWVALCFYPGDFTFVUATEISAVAEKNAEFEKLGVQVLSMSVDSMFVHKMWVDHELSKMITAGTVPFPMLSDGGGNVGKAYGVHDEEAGVDVRGRFLIDPDGVIQGFEVLSPPVGRNVGETLRQIQAFQLVRASEGSQATPSGWRPGKSVLKPGTDLVGKVWEEWKVSMAFD; translated from the coding sequence ATGCCGGAAAAGAAGATCGGATGCGCCAGACCCACGGGCGGTCTGGTGGGAGAGTCCGCCCCCTGGGGCGATTCCGTGGAGAATGCACCTCGGCCAGCGCAAGGAGGAACGCCGATGATTCAGGTAGGCAGGAAGGCGCCGGATTTTTCCGCGCCCGCATATGTTGATGGGGAGTTTTCCTCGGTCACGCTTTCCGAATATCTCGGGAGCTGGGTGGCGTTGTGCTTCTATCCCGGTGACTTCACCTTTGTCTGAGCGACCGAGATTTCAGCGGTCGCTGAAAAGAATGCCGAATTCGAGAAGTTGGGCGTACAGGTGCTTTCCATGAGCGTGGACAGCATGTTCGTACACAAGATGTGGGTGGATCACGAATTGTCCAAAATGATCACGGCAGGCACCGTGCCGTTCCCCATGCTTTCCGATGGGGGAGGCAATGTGGGCAAGGCCTACGGCGTCCATGACGAGGAGGCCGGAGTGGATGTGCGCGGTCGATTTTTGATCGATCCGGATGGCGTGATTCAGGGCTTCGAGGTGCTTTCGCCGCCCGTGGGCAGGAATGTGGGCGAAACCCTGCGCCAGATTCAGGCGTTTCAGCTTGTTCGGGCCAGCGAGGGGAGTCAGGCCACGCCGTCGGGGTGGCGGCCCGGCAAGTCCGTGCTCAAGCCCGGCACCGATCTGGTCGGCAAGGTCTGGGAGGAGTGGAAGGTTTCGATGGCTTTCGACTAG
- a CDS encoding rhodanese-like domain-containing protein has translation MERIDEILSEMDFDFFGTGEHAVPADVAAKLAKEGKAFFLDVRTREEVACLEFPFAVNIPLHELPARIDELPKDKLIVVFCAAIFRGAMAYTYLLHKGFDEVKGVSAPTEALATQFKPGPLYKLG, from the coding sequence ATGGAACGGATTGACGAAATTCTTTCTGAGATGGATTTTGATTTCTTCGGCACTGGAGAACACGCTGTCCCTGCGGATGTTGCGGCCAAGCTGGCCAAGGAAGGCAAGGCGTTCTTTCTGGATGTTCGCACCCGCGAGGAAGTCGCCTGCCTGGAGTTCCCCTTTGCCGTGAACATTCCCCTGCACGAATTGCCGGCGCGGATTGACGAACTGCCCAAGGACAAGCTGATCGTGGTTTTCTGTGCTGCCATTTTCCGTGGCGCAATGGCCTACACGTATCTCCTGCACAAGGGATTCGACGAGGTAAAGGGCGTTTCCGCTCCCACGGAAGCGCTTGCCACGCAGTTCAAGCCCGGCCCGTTGTACAAGCTCGGCTGA
- a CDS encoding sulfite exporter TauE/SafE family protein — protein MDAYSLSALAFGLSFVFALGGVGSALVLVPVMHWFGVPLVEARPTGLFVNTVSLIGASVSNFRKGKLDLALCLPMIGGSVFLAPVGAYVSTLLEERFVLGCFVAFLFFSGTMMLFFKRARYANQYREDRPLTVLTSIGAAAGFVSGLLGVGGGGLISPLMVMAGFNPKRIAVVTALVVPFSSLTGFAAYWSMGHFNPGMALPVGIAACLGGYLGSHVMHTRLSPMAVKRFLAVAVLVLGMRMLFKVI, from the coding sequence ATGGACGCATATTCGCTTTCCGCGCTCGCCTTTGGGCTGAGTTTCGTTTTTGCTCTGGGCGGTGTGGGATCGGCTCTGGTGCTGGTTCCTGTCATGCACTGGTTCGGCGTGCCTCTTGTGGAGGCGCGCCCTACCGGGCTGTTCGTCAACACGGTCAGCCTGATCGGTGCCAGCGTGTCCAATTTCAGGAAGGGCAAGCTGGATTTGGCCCTGTGTCTGCCCATGATCGGCGGGTCCGTGTTTCTTGCTCCTGTCGGAGCCTATGTTTCGACACTGCTTGAGGAACGGTTCGTGCTTGGCTGTTTCGTGGCCTTTCTGTTCTTTTCCGGCACCATGATGCTGTTTTTCAAGCGGGCCAGATATGCGAACCAGTATCGGGAGGATCGGCCTCTGACTGTGCTGACGAGCATCGGAGCCGCAGCCGGATTCGTTTCCGGCCTGCTTGGCGTCGGAGGCGGCGGGCTGATTTCGCCCCTCATGGTCATGGCGGGATTCAATCCGAAACGCATTGCCGTGGTTACGGCCCTTGTGGTGCCATTTTCTTCGCTGACCGGATTCGCGGCCTATTGGTCCATGGGACATTTCAATCCCGGCATGGCCCTGCCTGTGGGCATTGCCGCCTGTCTCGGAGGTTATCTGGGCTCGCATGTCATGCATACCCGTCTTTCTCCGATGGCGGTCAAACGATTTCTGGCTGTCGCAGTCCTTGTTTTGGGCATGCGCATGCTTTTCAAGGTCATCTGA
- a CDS encoding RNA recognition motif domain-containing protein: MAKNIYVGNLSWSTTNEDLHSLFAEYGDVTSARVIEDRETGRSRGFGFVEMDDDGATKAIEALNGSNFMGRDLRVNEARPRERRPRW, translated from the coding sequence TTGGCTAAGAACATCTATGTCGGCAATTTGTCCTGGTCCACCACCAACGAGGATCTTCATTCCCTGTTCGCCGAATACGGCGACGTGACTTCTGCTCGTGTCATCGAAGACCGCGAAACCGGCCGCTCCCGTGGTTTCGGTTTCGTGGAGATGGACGACGACGGCGCCACTAAGGCCATCGAGGCCCTGAACGGCTCCAACTTCATGGGTCGCGACCTTCGTGTGAACGAAGCGCGCCCCCGCGAACGCCGCCCCCGCTGGTAA
- a CDS encoding tetratricopeptide repeat protein, with translation MSTKLISARKKLNSIGSLLKKGKYMPAVQAVHDSLIIILKNPVMKNEKTEFEELLQKVTYTLNSDASLRKIYPLVISYDPGQERKLLDQMRALLQELQSLVNDEVQEDIQAMAARKTTELAKAQSLLDGQEWDKAKSVFDQLIADFGGDTDLKADIADRYINSARYQEAFSLLEEALQDDPGAIHLYNRIGMVLRKMQDFATAEKYYLKALSLSSDDEYLLFNIGRLYYDWRKWPKMAQAAERAVEINPGFAEAVKMLKFAKKKMSQ, from the coding sequence ATGTCCACGAAGCTCATAAGCGCCAGAAAGAAGCTCAACTCCATCGGCTCCCTGCTCAAGAAGGGCAAGTACATGCCCGCTGTGCAGGCTGTACACGATTCCCTGATCATCATCCTCAAGAACCCGGTGATGAAAAACGAGAAGACCGAATTCGAGGAGCTGCTTCAGAAGGTGACCTATACCCTGAATTCGGACGCGAGCCTGCGCAAGATATACCCGCTGGTGATCAGTTACGATCCCGGTCAGGAACGCAAGCTGCTGGACCAGATGCGTGCCCTGCTTCAGGAATTGCAGAGTCTGGTCAACGACGAGGTGCAGGAAGACATTCAGGCCATGGCAGCAAGGAAGACCACCGAACTCGCCAAGGCCCAATCGCTTCTGGACGGCCAGGAATGGGACAAGGCCAAGTCCGTGTTCGACCAGCTCATCGCGGATTTCGGCGGTGATACGGACCTCAAGGCCGACATCGCCGATCGGTACATCAATTCCGCACGCTATCAGGAAGCCTTCTCCCTGCTTGAGGAAGCTCTTCAGGACGATCCCGGGGCCATACACCTGTACAACCGCATCGGCATGGTCCTGCGCAAGATGCAGGACTTCGCAACAGCGGAAAAGTACTATCTCAAGGCGCTTTCCCTGTCCTCGGATGACGAATATCTGCTGTTCAACATCGGACGGCTCTACTACGACTGGCGCAAATGGCCCAAGATGGCGCAGGCTGCCGAGCGCGCCGTGGAAATCAATCCCGGCTTCGCCGAGGCCGTGAAGATGCTCAAGTTCGCCAAGAAGAAAATGAGCCAGTAG